One Thalassotalea atypica DNA window includes the following coding sequences:
- a CDS encoding 2OG-Fe(II) oxygenase: MLQLNHERDDTLALQQQFSEQGIVRIENFLVEHDAMKLADYVENSVNFKNAYFVNNENKEASDEEISQLTPQQRRELYLSIYQNAAQGVGFLYGRHRPSPESDTLLGNFLALVNDDSTTALIKSITGNSSLTHADGQVTRYRVGDFLTRHIDNIPGETRKFAYVLGLNNTWHPDWGGLLQLYSLQGEPQKSYAPLFNTLTLFDVDKVHSVSSIAAFAPKSRYSITGWFRA, encoded by the coding sequence ATGCTCCAATTGAATCATGAACGTGACGACACATTAGCGCTGCAGCAGCAGTTTAGTGAACAAGGCATAGTTCGAATAGAGAACTTTTTAGTTGAACATGATGCGATGAAATTAGCTGATTATGTTGAAAATAGTGTTAACTTTAAAAACGCGTATTTTGTTAACAATGAGAATAAAGAAGCCTCTGATGAGGAAATCAGCCAACTGACTCCACAGCAAAGACGAGAGTTATACCTAAGTATTTATCAAAATGCGGCGCAAGGGGTGGGTTTTTTATACGGACGTCATCGACCTTCACCTGAAAGTGACACGTTACTTGGTAATTTTCTAGCGTTAGTAAATGATGATTCAACGACAGCTTTAATTAAAAGTATTACTGGGAATAGTTCATTAACTCATGCCGACGGTCAAGTGACTCGCTATCGTGTTGGAGACTTTCTAACGCGTCACATTGATAATATACCTGGTGAAACAAGAAAATTCGCTTACGTTCTGGGACTTAATAATACATGGCACCCTGATTGGGGAGGCTTATTACAGCTTTATTCATTACAAGGAGAACCGCAAAAATCCTACGCTCCATTATTCAATACATTAACGCTTTTTGATGTTGATAAAGTGCATTCGGTAAGTTCGATTGCGGCGTTTGCTCCCAAGAGTAGATACTCTATTACTGGATGGTTCAGGGCATAA
- a CDS encoding MotA/TolQ/ExbB proton channel family protein, whose amino-acid sequence MKKVINFVLLAASLSAGFATTASANELDKLLEQVKADRISEAKLDKKREAEFLAARADKQALLNKAKKDLADQNARNDRLTKEYAANEITLAQKEVELDNAQGTLGEMFGVSRAAAASAYGSISTSIVSAQYPGRGESLNRIANSKEIPALEDLEELWFSLQTEMTESGKVAQFSTEVTNLDGSKSTENVTRIGTFNIVSDNGFLNYNDEVGQVQPLAKQPAGYISGTAADFFSVSSGFAPVYVDPSRGAILALETRKKTLEEFYHQGGTVGYAITVLLILGFLIALERFIVLGAVTSKMKTQQKNLAQPNENNPLGRLLKVYQENKGVDAETLELKLDEAILRETPSVDRGINLIKMFAAIAPLMGLLGTVIGMILTFQTITLFGTGDPKIMAGNISLALVTTALGLIAALPLILIHSVVAGKSKAVLHKLDEQSAGLIAAIAEKESK is encoded by the coding sequence ATGAAGAAAGTTATTAATTTTGTATTGCTTGCTGCATCACTTTCAGCAGGTTTCGCAACTACAGCAAGTGCGAATGAACTAGACAAGCTTTTGGAACAAGTAAAAGCAGATCGTATTTCTGAAGCTAAATTAGATAAAAAGCGTGAAGCAGAGTTCTTAGCTGCACGTGCTGACAAACAAGCGCTTTTGAACAAAGCGAAAAAAGACTTAGCAGATCAAAACGCTCGTAACGACCGTTTAACTAAAGAATACGCTGCTAATGAAATTACCTTAGCGCAAAAAGAAGTTGAACTTGACAACGCTCAAGGTACTTTAGGTGAAATGTTCGGTGTTAGCCGTGCAGCAGCTGCAAGTGCGTACGGTTCAATCTCAACGTCAATTGTAAGTGCTCAATACCCAGGTCGTGGTGAATCATTAAACCGCATTGCTAACTCTAAAGAAATTCCAGCATTGGAAGATTTAGAAGAATTATGGTTTAGCCTTCAAACAGAAATGACTGAGTCAGGTAAAGTTGCTCAATTCTCTACTGAAGTAACTAACCTAGATGGTTCAAAGTCTACTGAAAATGTTACACGTATCGGTACATTTAACATCGTATCTGACAATGGTTTCTTAAACTACAATGATGAAGTAGGTCAAGTTCAACCTCTTGCTAAGCAACCAGCTGGTTACATCTCAGGCACAGCGGCTGACTTCTTTAGCGTAAGCTCTGGTTTTGCACCGGTTTATGTTGACCCTTCACGTGGTGCTATTTTAGCGTTAGAAACACGTAAGAAAACACTAGAAGAGTTCTACCATCAAGGTGGTACTGTTGGTTACGCAATCACAGTATTACTTATCCTAGGTTTCTTAATTGCATTAGAACGTTTCATTGTTCTAGGTGCGGTGACTTCAAAAATGAAGACACAACAAAAGAACTTAGCACAGCCTAACGAAAACAACCCGCTTGGTCGCTTATTAAAAGTTTACCAAGAGAACAAAGGTGTTGATGCTGAAACGTTAGAACTTAAATTAGATGAAGCTATTTTACGTGAAACTCCTTCAGTTGACCGTGGTATTAACTTAATCAAAATGTTCGCAGCTATTGCTCCGTTAATGGGTCTATTAGGTACTGTTATCGGTATGATCTTAACCTTCCAAACAATTACATTGTTCGGTACAGGTGACCCTAAAATTATGGCGGGTAACATCTCATTAGCACTAGTAACAACTGCGTTGGGTCTAATCGCTGCACTTCCTCTAATTCTTATTCACAGCGTAGTTGCAGGTAAGAGTAAAGCTGTACTTCATAAATTAGACGAGCAAAGTGCTGGTTTGATTGCTGCAATCGCAGAGAAGGAGTCTAAATAA
- a CDS encoding ExbD/TolR family protein, with the protein MARKRFREEEEAAIDMTPMLDIVFIMLIFFIVTTSFVKEAGIEVNKPKAANQSKQKSANIFVAVKDTGEIWLDKRRVDVERVAANIEKLLAEQPTDVVIIQADKDAKHGVVVKVMDAIKEAGIDRISIAAAKG; encoded by the coding sequence ATGGCACGTAAACGTTTTCGTGAAGAGGAAGAAGCAGCAATTGATATGACGCCGATGCTTGACATCGTATTCATCATGTTGATCTTCTTCATTGTAACTACCTCATTCGTAAAAGAAGCAGGTATTGAAGTAAATAAACCAAAAGCAGCTAACCAATCTAAGCAAAAATCTGCAAATATTTTTGTTGCCGTAAAAGATACCGGTGAGATTTGGTTAGACAAGCGTCGCGTCGATGTTGAACGCGTTGCGGCTAACATTGAAAAACTATTAGCAGAGCAACCAACTGACGTTGTTATCATTCAAGCTGACAAAGACGCAAAACATGGCGTAGTTGTTAAAGTAATGGATGCTATCAAGGAAGCAGGGATTGACCGAATTTCTATCGCTGCTGCAAAGGGGTAG
- a CDS encoding tetratricopeptide repeat protein, translated as MYKKLVTALVIASTVAAAQLPLSFDVSAAEAAKKEKKKRPTQLVGPSVGKKVQKAFELYSTDDIDGALVLLLDIEAKKVYDKAYVDRFIAVMYATKGNEEAKAIKYLKLAVAPDILNEGDHGESIKLLADLQMQTKAYKEALVNYKAWMDFTGKEDADTYVKIANAYYSIRRLDKIIEPADKAIALFGDKHNQNPYILKITSYYERKMYKDAVDVLETVVQIFPKNKQWWTQLGMFYLLIEDYNKAVQTLDLAYKQGFLEKESEIKTLANLYSQSGAPFKAAKLLEKHIGTGLVKRDETNIGSLANAYHSAQNIGIAAKYYGELAKLTNEAQHYRKQGMLLKQDEQFKSAIVVLNQAIDKGAKNKGRLYMSLAESHFYLGQYKKAYAEIKKAMKDPKTRKSAKGWVSFIEDTARRKNVAI; from the coding sequence ATGTATAAAAAACTAGTCACAGCATTAGTTATTGCATCTACAGTTGCTGCGGCACAGCTTCCTTTATCTTTTGATGTTTCTGCGGCAGAAGCTGCTAAAAAAGAAAAGAAAAAGCGTCCAACTCAACTTGTAGGGCCTTCTGTTGGTAAGAAAGTACAAAAAGCATTTGAGCTTTATAGTACGGATGATATCGACGGTGCTTTGGTGTTACTTTTGGATATCGAGGCTAAAAAAGTCTACGATAAAGCTTACGTAGATCGCTTTATTGCGGTTATGTACGCTACTAAAGGTAATGAAGAAGCAAAAGCAATTAAGTACCTTAAATTGGCTGTTGCACCTGACATCTTAAATGAAGGTGATCATGGCGAGTCAATTAAGTTACTTGCTGACCTTCAAATGCAAACCAAAGCTTATAAAGAGGCGCTTGTTAATTACAAAGCGTGGATGGACTTTACTGGTAAAGAAGATGCTGATACTTATGTAAAGATTGCAAATGCTTACTATTCTATCCGTCGCCTTGATAAAATTATCGAGCCAGCTGATAAAGCTATAGCGCTTTTTGGTGATAAACATAACCAAAATCCATATATCCTTAAAATTACCTCATATTATGAACGTAAGATGTATAAGGATGCTGTTGATGTTTTAGAGACGGTTGTTCAAATCTTCCCTAAAAATAAACAGTGGTGGACGCAACTGGGTATGTTTTACTTACTAATTGAAGATTATAACAAGGCCGTTCAAACACTTGATCTTGCGTACAAGCAAGGCTTTTTAGAAAAAGAGTCTGAGATCAAAACGTTAGCTAACTTATATTCTCAAAGTGGTGCACCGTTCAAAGCAGCTAAATTGCTTGAAAAGCATATAGGAACTGGTTTAGTTAAACGTGATGAGACCAATATCGGTTCACTAGCTAATGCGTACCATTCAGCTCAAAATATTGGTATTGCAGCTAAGTATTATGGTGAGTTGGCTAAGTTGACGAACGAAGCTCAGCATTACCGTAAGCAAGGCATGTTATTAAAGCAAGACGAGCAGTTCAAATCTGCGATCGTTGTTTTAAACCAAGCAATCGATAAAGGTGCTAAGAATAAAGGCCGATTGTACATGAGCTTGGCAGAATCTCATTTCTACCTAGGTCAGTATAAAAAAGCATATGCTGAAATTAAGAAAGCAATGAAAGATCCTAAAACGCGTAAATCTGCGAAGGGTTGGGTATCATTCATTGAAGATACTGCACGTCGTAAAAACGTTGCAATCTAA
- a CDS encoding tetratricopeptide repeat-containing sulfotransferase family protein — MNFDQALQAAEQAQRSGNIDRARELYETIISHSSHTDALYGLATIYLQTKQFALAIPLFKQALKQEPNAADIGYNYILCLKESGNIQAALLVVDEMKKHALLNREIAMAYAFVSYQMNSFDRCITLLEKLNDNSTKTTHLLATCFMQTEQWLKAMELWQSLAKEQPQNCLLYKNLSIAASKGMKYETAIEAFEQVVRLEPTSGNFVKFADLYLIAHDSIQARAKISSAIAMGDKSLGRYETECKICRFENDRNGALLAAKAAIALKPSSDFAWQAIQEFGDKQDNETCVNRLATLTQDTSSSSFELQQNLFTYAKALEKTANYALAFDQFTKAKSLQYQRFCDNGNQYDKQEVEQQYQHLSSIPYQAMSKSRKVEHIFIVGMPRSGTTLINRLLSQPKHNKSCNESNGIATCFENSLLKTNRNPDQLADFLSEHRATHHHAYRDYVGIESQVLVDKMPHNFRYVGAILATIPNARIIQMRRDPQDLALSIYSHQFHEYHNYACQLEHIAHAIVQANKLMDSWKAQFPNQVIDLNYQDFVQKPLEQGKALFEFCEQTWDDSYLDFYKQSVPSFTFSEIQVRKPINTSKIGYSEHYQEQFAEFRRYYEHYYLAGR; from the coding sequence ATGAATTTTGACCAAGCATTGCAGGCAGCAGAGCAAGCACAAAGAAGTGGAAACATTGACCGTGCGCGTGAGCTTTATGAAACGATCATTTCTCATTCAAGCCACACCGACGCGCTATATGGCCTAGCGACAATATATCTACAAACAAAGCAGTTTGCCTTGGCCATCCCACTATTTAAACAGGCGCTTAAGCAAGAGCCTAATGCCGCTGATATTGGCTACAACTATATACTGTGTTTAAAAGAAAGTGGTAACATTCAAGCTGCACTATTAGTTGTTGATGAAATGAAAAAGCATGCATTGCTAAACCGCGAGATAGCGATGGCATATGCCTTTGTTTCATACCAAATGAACAGTTTTGACCGTTGCATTACATTATTAGAAAAACTAAATGATAATTCGACTAAAACTACCCATCTATTAGCCACCTGTTTTATGCAGACCGAGCAATGGCTTAAAGCAATGGAGCTGTGGCAGTCATTGGCTAAAGAGCAACCTCAAAATTGCCTGCTCTACAAAAACCTATCCATAGCAGCTTCCAAGGGAATGAAATACGAGACAGCTATTGAAGCATTTGAACAGGTCGTTCGACTTGAGCCCACGAGCGGTAACTTTGTCAAATTTGCAGACTTGTATCTAATCGCACATGACAGTATTCAAGCTAGAGCGAAAATATCGTCAGCTATTGCAATGGGAGATAAAAGCCTAGGTAGATATGAAACAGAGTGCAAAATATGCCGATTTGAAAACGATCGAAATGGCGCATTGCTTGCTGCAAAAGCAGCGATTGCCCTAAAGCCTAGTTCAGACTTTGCCTGGCAGGCAATACAAGAGTTTGGCGACAAGCAAGACAATGAAACTTGTGTTAATAGATTAGCCACCTTAACCCAAGACACTTCATCAAGTTCTTTTGAGTTGCAGCAAAACCTATTCACCTATGCGAAAGCGTTAGAAAAAACCGCTAATTATGCGCTCGCTTTTGATCAATTCACCAAAGCAAAGTCACTTCAATATCAACGTTTTTGCGACAACGGCAATCAGTATGATAAACAAGAAGTTGAGCAACAATATCAACATTTAAGCTCGATCCCCTATCAAGCGATGAGTAAATCAAGAAAAGTTGAGCATATCTTTATTGTTGGTATGCCTCGTTCGGGTACTACCTTAATCAACCGTTTACTTAGTCAACCAAAGCACAACAAATCTTGTAATGAAAGTAACGGCATAGCAACTTGCTTTGAAAATTCGCTTTTAAAGACAAATCGAAATCCAGACCAGCTTGCTGATTTTTTATCTGAACATCGAGCAACCCACCACCATGCATACCGTGATTATGTTGGCATAGAATCACAGGTATTAGTCGATAAAATGCCTCATAACTTTAGGTATGTTGGCGCAATACTAGCGACAATCCCTAACGCGCGCATTATTCAAATGCGCAGAGATCCGCAAGACTTGGCATTATCTATATATTCACACCAATTTCATGAATATCACAATTATGCTTGCCAGCTTGAGCATATAGCACACGCGATTGTTCAAGCGAATAAACTGATGGACTCTTGGAAAGCGCAGTTTCCTAATCAAGTCATTGATCTCAATTATCAAGACTTTGTTCAAAAGCCCTTAGAACAAGGAAAAGCCTTATTCGAGTTTTGTGAGCAAACTTGGGACGACAGTTACTTAGATTTTTATAAGCAAAGTGTACCAAGCTTTACATTCAGTGAAATACAAGTAAGAAAGCCGATAAATACCAGTAAAATAGGTTACTCAGAGCATTATCAAGAACAGTTTGCTGAATTTAGAAGGTATTATGAGCACTACTACTTGGCAGGTAGATAA
- a CDS encoding aspartyl/asparaginyl beta-hydroxylase domain-containing protein gives MLDKIELLFEAKQNKAALTLLRQYVQANQNDASQSYRLAVVEEEIGEKSLADLAYQHCLKTIEHNVLVYLYAGCFYLKQGQFEQGVSILSLGVDLDARLTQFQFDEQTSYETRVRSYNADLALRHHFSLLHQNKLNEFIDIEHVKNSVWPQTHNAQFKYKHEKQLPHLFYLPELTATAIWKSEQFSWAAQVKEQFESIKLEYLSLNTRVQEQYLPYLDESYTQKEFEALAGKQNWTALHIYKDGKINHDIEAYFPKTLAILARLPLYGLGQHPFEVFFSVLKAGQHITPHYGLSNHSLTVHLPIIIPGDGYLSVSGEQHHWQQGEPVVFDDSFEHEAINLSDKDRVVLIFSIWHPELNDNEKLAIQQSFNARNQWLLKRTSYLPAK, from the coding sequence GTGTTAGATAAAATAGAGTTGCTTTTTGAAGCGAAGCAAAACAAAGCTGCACTGACACTGCTAAGGCAATATGTACAAGCTAATCAAAACGATGCAAGTCAAAGTTACCGTTTAGCCGTTGTTGAAGAAGAAATTGGTGAAAAGTCATTGGCTGATTTAGCTTATCAACATTGTTTAAAAACGATAGAGCACAATGTATTAGTATATTTGTATGCAGGTTGCTTTTATTTGAAGCAGGGACAGTTTGAACAAGGTGTTTCGATTTTATCGCTTGGCGTTGATCTAGATGCAAGATTGACCCAATTTCAATTTGATGAGCAAACATCATATGAAACACGTGTTAGATCTTATAATGCAGATTTGGCTTTAAGGCACCATTTTAGTTTGTTACATCAAAATAAACTGAATGAATTTATAGATATTGAGCACGTAAAGAATAGTGTTTGGCCTCAAACGCATAATGCACAATTTAAATACAAGCACGAAAAACAGCTTCCCCATTTGTTTTATTTACCTGAGCTAACAGCGACAGCAATCTGGAAAAGTGAACAATTTAGCTGGGCTGCACAGGTCAAGGAACAGTTTGAGTCAATAAAGCTAGAATACTTATCGCTAAATACACGAGTTCAAGAGCAATACCTGCCATACCTAGACGAAAGTTATACTCAGAAAGAGTTTGAAGCACTTGCTGGAAAACAAAATTGGACTGCATTGCATATTTACAAGGATGGCAAGATAAATCACGATATTGAAGCTTATTTTCCTAAGACGCTAGCGATATTAGCACGGTTGCCACTGTATGGTTTAGGACAACACCCATTTGAAGTGTTTTTTTCTGTGTTAAAGGCTGGCCAACATATTACGCCGCATTATGGTTTATCAAATCATAGTTTAACAGTACACCTGCCAATTATTATACCTGGCGATGGTTACTTGAGTGTATCGGGTGAACAACATCATTGGCAACAAGGTGAGCCGGTCGTCTTTGACGATTCCTTTGAACACGAAGCGATAAATTTAAGTGATAAAGATCGCGTTGTTTTAATTTTCTCCATTTGGCACCCTGAGTTGAATGACAATGAAAAACTGGCAATCCAACAAAGTTTTAACGCCAGAAATCAGTGGTTATTAAAGCGGACTAGTTATCTACCTGCCAAGTAG
- a CDS encoding MotA/TolQ/ExbB proton channel family protein produces the protein MLFLIELVESVRSFIATGGNVLYFVAVALLLMWILMIERYWFLASNYPTMRDDIIKRWDARADTTSWYAHRIRDTWISEATELLERNMLTIKTLVAMCPLIGLLGTVTGMISVFETMAQQGTGNPRLMAAGISMATIPTMAGMVAALSGVFFSTRLDAKVKLAKAKLVDSLPHH, from the coding sequence ATGTTATTCCTGATAGAGCTTGTAGAATCTGTCAGGAGTTTTATTGCAACTGGCGGTAATGTTTTATACTTCGTCGCCGTTGCTCTCTTATTGATGTGGATACTCATGATAGAGAGATATTGGTTCTTAGCATCTAATTATCCAACAATGCGTGATGATATTATCAAGCGTTGGGATGCTAGAGCAGATACTACCTCTTGGTATGCACATCGTATCAGAGATACATGGATCTCCGAAGCGACAGAATTACTTGAGCGAAATATGCTTACTATTAAAACCTTGGTGGCAATGTGTCCACTGATTGGGTTACTAGGTACAGTTACCGGTATGATTTCAGTATTCGAAACCATGGCTCAACAAGGTACAGGTAATCCGCGTCTAATGGCAGCTGGTATATCGATGGCAACAATACCTACAATGGCAGGTATGGTTGCAGCATTATCAGGTGTGTTTTTTAGCACACGCTTAGACGCTAAAGTTAAACTAGCAAAGGCTAAACTGGTTGACAGTTTACCTCATCACTAG
- a CDS encoding energy transducer TonB: protein MGRFLASILLGAAVTFGLFAFMAFLVSGTDRNDEEKLENIIVEVNTTPPKSAAEARRRVPPPPPPPPKTPPKPQAPEPETNNNQGGISFNMPGIQLSGASTGLSAPGAGFGRDGEATPIVRIEPKYPIQAARDGKEGWVRLSFTINEIGGVEDVQVIEAEPKRIFDKEAKRALRKWKYKPKVVDGKPQKQPGLTVQLDFKMDGGK, encoded by the coding sequence ATGGGTCGCTTTTTAGCATCAATACTACTAGGCGCAGCGGTTACTTTCGGATTGTTTGCTTTCATGGCATTTCTTGTTTCTGGTACAGATAGAAACGATGAAGAAAAGCTTGAAAATATCATAGTCGAAGTTAACACAACTCCGCCTAAGTCGGCAGCTGAAGCACGTCGCCGTGTTCCGCCACCGCCGCCGCCGCCGCCTAAGACTCCGCCTAAGCCACAAGCGCCGGAACCTGAGACGAATAACAACCAAGGTGGTATTAGCTTTAATATGCCTGGTATACAACTTTCAGGCGCATCAACGGGGTTATCAGCTCCAGGAGCGGGCTTTGGACGTGATGGTGAGGCAACTCCTATCGTACGTATCGAGCCTAAATATCCGATACAAGCTGCTCGTGACGGTAAAGAAGGTTGGGTTCGTTTATCATTTACGATCAATGAAATTGGTGGTGTTGAAGACGTACAAGTTATTGAAGCCGAGCCAAAACGTATTTTCGATAAAGAAGCAAAACGCGCTTTACGTAAATGGAAATACAAACCAAAAGTTGTTGACGGCAAGCCGCAAAAGCAACCTGGTTTAACGGTTCAACTTGACTTTAAAATGGACGGAGGTAAGTAA
- a CDS encoding tRNA-dihydrouridine synthase translates to MNNKVSDIFLAPMEGVVDGTMRRLLTQINDFDLCITEFVRVVDYKLPKHLFYKTCPELKQESCTDNGTPVRVQLLGQHPQWMAENAHLACSLGSRGIDLNFGCPAPTVNKSMGGAILLNSPDSIYRIIIAVKEAVTALEQDVSVKIRLGFNEVNLFREIIAAINQANPAQLTVHARTKRHGYKPPAYWRTIGDVNEINNIKTIANGEIWSKEDAENCMLDAKTKHLMLGRGALALPNLANVIKYNDQPMTWPQVCELLIQYINIIPDEHHRYYVPSRIKQWLKYLKIQYHEAGDFFEEIKRISDKQQLTESIKHQISTR, encoded by the coding sequence ATGAACAACAAAGTAAGTGACATATTTCTTGCACCGATGGAAGGAGTCGTTGACGGCACCATGCGACGCCTATTAACACAAATCAATGACTTTGATTTATGCATAACAGAATTTGTCCGCGTAGTTGATTATAAGCTCCCTAAACATCTTTTTTATAAGACATGCCCGGAGCTAAAGCAAGAAAGCTGCACCGACAATGGTACACCTGTAAGAGTTCAGCTACTTGGTCAGCATCCACAATGGATGGCTGAAAATGCTCACTTAGCGTGCTCATTAGGGTCCAGGGGCATAGATCTCAATTTTGGTTGCCCAGCTCCAACTGTCAACAAGAGCATGGGAGGCGCAATACTGCTTAATTCACCTGATAGTATCTATCGCATCATTATCGCTGTGAAAGAGGCTGTGACGGCTTTAGAACAAGACGTATCCGTTAAGATCAGATTGGGTTTTAACGAAGTCAATTTATTTAGGGAAATCATAGCTGCAATAAATCAAGCAAATCCTGCTCAACTCACTGTGCACGCAAGAACTAAAAGGCATGGTTATAAGCCTCCTGCCTATTGGCGAACAATTGGAGATGTTAATGAGATCAATAATATAAAAACAATAGCCAATGGGGAGATTTGGAGTAAAGAAGATGCGGAAAATTGTATGCTCGATGCTAAGACGAAGCATCTTATGTTGGGAAGAGGTGCGTTAGCATTACCAAATTTGGCAAATGTCATTAAATATAACGATCAACCTATGACTTGGCCACAGGTTTGTGAATTACTCATTCAATACATCAACATAATACCTGATGAACATCATCGTTATTATGTGCCCAGTAGAATCAAACAGTGGTTGAAGTACTTAAAAATTCAATACCATGAGGCCGGAGATTTTTTTGAAGAGATAAAGCGCATCTCAGATAAACAACAGCTAACTGAGTCCATCAAACATCAAATATCTACGCGATGA
- a CDS encoding 2OG-Fe(II) oxygenase, with amino-acid sequence MTSYKHKLMLARQEPPKNLVDQFKSNGYIKVPNALSNETAELITQHITKQKQWNLVFDHNGQHQDLNNLEVEQWNSKQKQDLQSIIYQQAAQGFQYHYETIPLYDIYHDNLLPDHFFNHIMEFLNQDATLSYFRQLLSAPHISFADGQITRFRQGHFLNRHNDDVDSKNRIAAFVINLTKEWRVDWGGALHLLDSNQNITKSFAPSFNEINIFKIPVDHYVGYVSPFAAQDRISITGWLRSGKNPKNKR; translated from the coding sequence TTGACTTCATATAAACATAAGCTAATGCTGGCGCGTCAAGAACCGCCGAAAAATTTAGTAGATCAATTCAAAAGTAACGGCTATATCAAAGTCCCTAATGCGTTATCTAATGAAACTGCAGAATTAATCACTCAGCATATAACAAAACAAAAACAGTGGAATTTAGTTTTTGATCATAATGGTCAACATCAAGATCTAAATAACTTAGAAGTTGAACAGTGGAACTCGAAACAAAAACAAGATTTGCAATCAATAATTTATCAGCAAGCGGCTCAAGGTTTTCAGTACCACTACGAAACAATCCCTTTATACGATATTTATCACGATAATTTGCTGCCGGATCACTTTTTCAACCATATCATGGAGTTTTTGAATCAGGATGCTACATTGTCATATTTTCGACAGTTGCTCAGTGCGCCCCATATCAGTTTTGCGGATGGACAAATCACACGATTTAGACAAGGGCATTTTTTAAACCGACACAACGATGATGTAGATAGCAAAAATCGTATAGCAGCTTTTGTGATTAATCTAACAAAGGAATGGCGAGTTGACTGGGGTGGTGCGTTACATTTATTAGATAGCAATCAAAACATAACAAAGAGTTTTGCTCCATCTTTTAACGAAATAAACATATTTAAAATACCAGTTGATCATTATGTCGGCTATGTCAGTCCATTTGCGGCCCAAGATCGAATTTCTATTACCGGTTGGCTGCGCTCTGGTAAAAACCCAAAAAACAAGAGGTAA
- a CDS encoding DUF3450 domain-containing protein, with the protein MSKISKKSLVASTIAGVLALACSNIAAADALTDLQKAEAKIFKASAKSQSKVDSIYEQTQDLLAEYRTTVDETDVLRGYNDHVQRMVDDQNANIASLQRQIDGIDKIKQGVVPLMYKMIDTLEKFVELDVPMNLENRKERIAGLRDVMADSNVTTSEQFRLVLEAYEIEAGYGTIFDAYQGELDLGDRVITADFVHMGRISLVAQSLDYKQAWVWNNDSRSWDELGDEYLKSITDTIRMARKQLPMDLTKLPVFAAGAK; encoded by the coding sequence ATGTCCAAAATAAGTAAAAAAAGCCTAGTCGCTTCGACGATAGCAGGCGTATTGGCATTAGCATGTAGTAATATTGCTGCAGCTGACGCTCTAACAGATCTACAAAAAGCAGAAGCTAAGATTTTCAAAGCTTCAGCTAAGTCTCAAAGTAAAGTTGATAGCATTTACGAGCAAACTCAAGATTTATTAGCAGAGTACCGCACTACTGTTGATGAAACTGATGTATTACGAGGCTACAACGATCACGTACAACGCATGGTTGATGACCAAAACGCAAACATTGCTTCATTACAACGTCAAATCGACGGTATTGATAAAATTAAGCAAGGTGTTGTACCACTAATGTACAAAATGATTGATACGTTAGAAAAATTCGTTGAATTAGACGTGCCAATGAACCTTGAGAATCGTAAAGAGCGTATCGCTGGTTTACGTGACGTAATGGCTGATTCAAATGTTACAACGTCTGAGCAATTCCGTTTAGTATTAGAAGCGTACGAAATCGAAGCTGGTTACGGTACGATTTTTGACGCTTATCAAGGTGAATTAGACCTTGGTGACCGTGTAATTACTGCTGACTTCGTTCATATGGGACGTATTTCATTAGTTGCACAATCATTAGACTACAAACAAGCTTGGGTTTGGAATAATGATTCTCGTTCATGGGATGAGTTAGGTGACGAATACCTTAAATCTATTACAGATACTATTCGCATGGCACGTAAGCAGTTGCCAATGGACTTAACTAAATTACCAGTATTTGCAGCGGGAGCAAAATAA